TAGACTCAAACGCTTTATTGGTACCAATCGCTTCGACTTCATCACGCACTGGTAACATGGCAACCTTGGCCACGACAACATTTGGAATCGGTTTAACACGCTCTTTAGTATTACTAGGAGACAGAGTCGATTGATAACCGAACCAAGCGAGACCTAATGCAACGAGTAATATTATAATTTTTTTCATCGGAATTCCGTTCGTCAAACTCATATACAAAATGTTAAAAGGATTGAAGCAAACGTTAGTTTACCCAGCAGCAAGCTGGTATCAAGGCGTTTTACCTTTCCTTACAAAATACACATTTCATTAACACGCGCATTTTTACGAATCAAACTGAATTGCAGTTCACATTTTGTTATTTATTCCCACCTTAATGATGTAAAACAAACAATATCACTAGATAACCATCTAAAATCAGCATAAAAAAAAGAGACACATAAATGTGTCTCTTTGTAATAACCTGCTGCTTTTTAGAGCAAGTACAAATACTTTGGCGGTTTTAGATTAGCGAACTTTACGGTCCGCTTTCATCGCTTCGTTCAAAACACGATAAAGTTCAGTCACCACTTCATTATCTAATGGGTCACCCGCAGCATTCTTAATAAAGATTTTGGTTTGAGAGTTATCGTCGTTCTCTTCCAATTCAACACGATAATTACCACGCTCTAACGGTAACTTGTCTTCGCCCCACAACGAGCTCCAAAATCCGCCACTTTCTTCAAGAACAATATAATAAAGTCCCTTAGCGCTATTCATATCAACAATGTCAAAGCCAAGCTCTGGCATCACAATACGTAAACGATCCCAGGTTTTGGTAAAGTCAGCTTCAGCTACCCAGTAAGCACCAGTTTCTTCAGTTTCTGCAACTAAATCAACATCGATACCTAAACTTTGTTCGATTCGATCCGCTTTGATTTGCTTATCACGGGTAACACTCATGTAAGCAATGGTATTATTGAGCATATCAATAGTATATCGACGTTGGTCTTCACCACTTAAAAAGATTTCTTGTTCTTCACCGTCATATGATTCTTCATGCTCAACCAGATCAATACTCATACTTCCTGAGCGGCCATGTGGGCTAACATCAACGTCATAGCGGTAGCGCTGACGTAGTAAATAAACTTTATCAGCACCAAACCAACTGGTCTCGATCACATCTCTGTTTTCAATCCAACCAGTCTCTAGTACACCTGATTCATAATCTTCTTTCTCGACTGCGACATCGTACTTAGCAAGGAAGCCTTTGAGATTGTCAAAAACTTCTTGTTTGAGATCGGTTGTACTAGGAATAGACTCAACGATAATTTTAATGTTATCGCTACCCTCTTCAACACGAGTACCTTCAGACATTGGGAGTACAAGCAAAGGTGGACGTATATCTAAACGTTTGCCAATAAGTTCTTTATTAACGTCTTCACCAGCACTTGGAATATCGTATTCACGGCTATATGTGGGTTCAGTTAATCCTTCAGGGATTGTCAGCAACCGAACGGATTTAGCATTTACAAAATCTTCATTGCCATTGGCAACTCGACGATCTGTAGGTGTACTAC
This window of the Shewanella goraebulensis genome carries:
- the bamC gene encoding outer membrane protein assembly factor BamC, producing the protein MLKQVTPILLIAAVTACSTPTDRRVANGNEDFVNAKSVRLLTIPEGLTEPTYSREYDIPSAGEDVNKELIGKRLDIRPPLLVLPMSEGTRVEEGSDNIKIIVESIPSTTDLKQEVFDNLKGFLAKYDVAVEKEDYESGVLETGWIENRDVIETSWFGADKVYLLRQRYRYDVDVSPHGRSGSMSIDLVEHEESYDGEEQEIFLSGEDQRRYTIDMLNNTIAYMSVTRDKQIKADRIEQSLGIDVDLVAETEETGAYWVAEADFTKTWDRLRIVMPELGFDIVDMNSAKGLYYIVLEESGGFWSSLWGEDKLPLERGNYRVELEENDDNSQTKIFIKNAAGDPLDNEVVTELYRVLNEAMKADRKVR